The Pseudomonadota bacterium DNA window CCCCAATCAAGCGTCGTACTTCACGTTTTTTGAGCAGTAATTTGCGTGGCCGAGTGGGATCATGATTACGCATATGCGAATAGGTATATGCAGGAATGTTAGCGTTTAACAAAAAGATCTCACCCTCTTGTTCAGTTGCATAAGATTCAACGATACTAGCGCGGCCCGAGCGCAAAGATTTCACTTCACTGCCAAACAGCACTAACCCCGCTTCAAGGCTTTCTTCAATGTGATAATCATGGCGAGCCCGTCGGTTGAGGCAAACGACATTTTTTCCGGATGGTTTCTTCTTAGCCATATTATCCTGCCAATGTCAAAGTTTGACCAGATAAGCCAGCATGTTGTAGCGCTGCGTCCACAATCTGCTGTGAAGCTTGAGTAATGGGGACCAGTGGCGCTCTCACTTCGTTTGCACACAGACCTAATACACTTGCAGCATACTTTACAGGTGTTGGATTGCTTTCAATACACAAAGCCTGATGCAGGGGAAATAACTGATCACGCAGCTCAGCAACTGTTTGCATATCTCCTGCAACCCAAGCATGATAAGTATCAACGCACAACTTGGGGGATACATTGGCGGTAATCGAGATAGCCCCCTGCCCTCCTTGAGCCATAAGAGCTAAAGTTGCTCCATCGTCACCAGAAAGAAACACAAACTCAGTCCCTATTTGTTGGCGAATTTCAACTGGCCGGTAGGGATTTAAACTGGCATCCTTCAATCCCACAATATTTTTTAGCTTGGCCAACCTCTGCAACGTTGCAAGCGAAAGATCCACACCAGTACGCCCAGGGTGATTATAGATCACAATTGGCAAATCAGTAGCATCGTGCACTGCTTTAAAATGCTGGTAAATACCCTCAGCAGATGGTTTTAGATAAGGCGGCACAATCACCAACGCTCCATCCGCCCCCAATCCTTGTGCGGATTGAGTTAACTGTATTGTTTCAGGCGTGGTAATAAGCCCAGTGCTGGCAATAACGGGAATTCTTCCTGCGGCCATTTTTACACAAATCTCGATAACTCGACACTTTTCAGCATAGCTCAGCGCCATCCCCTCACCGGTAGATCCGCAAGGAACAATCCCCTGAGTTCCTTGCTGAATTTGCCATTCTACCAAGGAGGCTAAAGTTTTTTCATCCACTCCCCCGCTGCAAAAGGGGGTAATCAAGGCAACAATGGATCCTTTAAACATTGTAATTCAACTTTGTATTAAGTTCGCTTGCCTACAACATACCCGCTTGGTGCCTTGAGAACAAGTGTTAGGGTGGATTATGGCTTATTCAGCACCAGGTAGTAACCCACCTTATCTTTCTTTTGACTTGCCCCCTCATATATCAAATCGCTGAGTTGCTCGCCCACAGCTACGGTGCAATGCAACGGATCCCAATAGTTTTCGTCCACACAAGTAATCTTAGACTCAATCATAAAATCCAAAACCACCACATTTTGCAAACCACTGGACATCTTTGTAATTTGTTGCTTACACGACGACCACCTTGCATGATCGGATGTGTTTTCGAGGGGTTGATTGTAGATATGGTAAGGCACGAACAGAATAATCTTCATTGTCTCCTGGGGAATCTGCTCAAGGATTTCTTGCAAAAGAAGATGAGCTGGAAAAGACCATTGGGTGTTGTCGATGGCTTTTTCCTGCACAGGCTGCCTCACTCTCGGCTGCGGGGAACCATAGATTTTTTTCCGTGCTTTTGCAAGATCATATTGGGATTGGTCGGGTACAAAAATTTCATAACCATCGTAGCCAAACCGAGGGGGGCGCAACCCAGAAAGGTACCGCAGCTGGCGCACAGATTGCTGCACAGTTTCAAGGTTTAAAAGGCGAATAAGGGCAACTCCTCCCAAATCGTCGTACATCCACTCAGGAAAAGGGCGAAATGTGTATTTCTGATCGTCAGATCCAGATTGAGCCCACACTGTATCAATGGCAATGATCACACAACGAGGCTTTGGGTGATGGCGCAAAAAGAGCTTTAGGATTTTAGATTGCTCATAAGCGGTTGCACTATTCATTGCCAGGTTTGCAAATTTGGCACCAAAGTGCGTATTCAACCTTTCTGGCTTTATCAACCGCGCTGTTGACGTACCAATTATAACGCTATCAAAGGCCACATCTCGGGCAAATGCTGGATAAGAATAGCGCTGGTTGGTGCTAACCGGCTTGCGCGCCAAGGGAGGAGAAAACCAAACGACATCATAGGGATCAATCACCAAAATCAAGGCGTAAACAGCAACCACCCCACCTATAAATGTCAGCAAAGTTGTCTTTAAGAACGTACGCCAATTTGCTGGAGGTGATCCAGAATTTCCTGTCCCCAAGGCCATAAGGCGCTTAAAACTGGAAATAAATAAATTCATGTCCGAAATCCCCACCTAGTTTAAGCACTAACCAAACTCCTGTTAAACCAAGTGCAACCGCCCCGATGCGCGCAGGTTTAAACTTTTCAAACACATATGTCTGCGTTGTCATCCCAAACAGGACGATCAAGAAAGCCACAGGCAAAATCCACAAAGATTTCAAGGTCAATCCAGCTTCTCCTGCGATAGGTAGAGAAAACATTTTGGCATAAAGTAAAGCAGCTGTTGCAACATCAGGAGCACGAAACAGTGCAAAAGCAAGAACTACTACTACAAAGGTAAGGCTCCATGCTAAGACACTTGGCAATTTAATGCCAGTTTTTTGCCACATGTGGTTGGTGGCCAAAGCACTACCATGAATCAGCCCCCAAATTACAAACGTCCAGTTGGCTCCGTGCCAGAGCCCTCCGAGCAACATTGTAACCAGCAAAGCTCCAACCTGATGCGTTGCTCCAAACCGGTTACCCCCTAATGGAATGTACAAATAATCTTTTAAAAAACGAGATAGAGTCATATGCCAACGCCTCCAAAACTCAACGATAGAAGTTGCCCGATAGGGAGCTGCAAAATTTTCAGGTAAAATGACCCCAAACATTAATCCCAAACCAATGGCCATATCGGAATAACCTGAAAAGTCGAAATAAATCTGCAAACTAAATCCAAAGGCTGCAATCCAAGCCTCAATACAAGATAGACTTTGAACTGTCGCATATAGCGGATCAACAATCCCTGCAAGCGTATCACCCACAACAACTTTTTTAATGACTCCAAGCATGAAGAGAATAAGTCCCTGGGAAATCCTTTTTACCATAACCTCGGGTCCAATGGATTCTTTAAACTGAGGCAGTATTTCGTTATGACGCACAATGGGACCAGCAATCAGCTGAGGAAAAAATGTAACGTAAAGCGCATACTTTCTCAAAGAATACAAAGGAGCATTACCACGGTTTAAATCCACCAAATAAGAGAGCTGCTGGAATGTGAAGAAGCTGATTCCCAACGGCAAAACGATATCCCAATACTGGTGCTGGCTTCCATGCAATGCAGCAAAGGTTTCAGCAAAAAAATTAGCGTATTTGAAAATGCCCAACAACGCGAGGTTGGCTAATACGCCTAAATATATGAGCCATTTGTGCTTGGATTGCACATACTGCTGGGCCACCAACCAATTCACAATGACAGAACCAATCAATAGAGGAATGAGTCGCACATCCCAATAACCGTAGAAGATAAGGGACGCAGCAACCAGAAGCCATTGCTGTAAAGTATGATGTCGTCGTGATAGGTAATAAAATCCAAGCACCACCGGCAAGAAAACGAGAATAAAAAGTTGCGTGTGAAAAAGCATAAATTCTTAACAATCAAAAACCAGAAACCAAACGCCCAGGCACACTCTGCCCTAACTCATCACGCAAATCATCGCGCAACGAAGCCATATGCATATTGGCCTGCAACCATCCTACCTTTGAGCCGCAATCAAAGCGGTCACCTTGAAATGGAATTCCTTGAAACCGGTGTTCAACCAGCATAGCTCGCATGGCGTCCGTTAATTGAATCTCATTGCCAGCCCCAGGTTTCTGTCGTTCCAGATAAGAAAACACCTCTGGAGTCAGCAGGTAGCGTCCAATGATGGCCCAGTTGGAAGGTGCCACTTCGGATGCAGGTTTTTCCACCATATCCTGAATGGCAATACGTGCGTCATTTGCATCTGTTGTTTTGACAATACCATATCTGTGCGTTTGCTCTCTGGGGACTTGCATCAGTGCCAGATAATTATCTGGCGTTTCTGCAAAATTTTCGAGCATTTGCTTTAGACAGGGCCTATCGGATGACAACAACTCATCAACTAAAACAATGGCAAAAGGTTCATCTGCAACCAAATACCGAGCGCACCAAATGGCATGCCCCAGCCCCAAAGGCTGAGTTTGCGTGGTATAAGACACTTGTCCTGGTTTTAAGCCTAGCTCTTGTAAGCCAGCATCATCAAAATGATCCTCAATAGCGGATTTGCCTTTACCCGTTACAAAAATAAACTGTTCGACCCCAGCATCACGTGCTTCTTCAACAGCGTATTGAATTAAAGGCTTGTCGACAATGGTCAGCATTTCTTTGGGAATAGCCCGAGTCGCCGGCAACATACGAGTACCTGACCCTGCAACCGGAAAAACAGCCTTGCGAATTCGAGAAGTCATTGATTAATCCTTTGTTTCCTGTAAGAATTTATACTTAGCTACGACGTGGATTACAAGGAATAACATGCCCGATACACTTCAATACCAAAGCCACACTCAACAAAATCCAGTTGATCGTTTTGGGGTGCAGCGCAATCCTCCACTTTAAATCACATATTTTTTACGTGGGTCAAAGGGGCTGGTGCCAATTTCCTTAACTAATTTAAGTTCTACAAGCCTTTTAAGCCGCCCACGAGTGGCACGCACCGATAAATCAAGTGTTGCAGCTAATTCAGACGTTGTCATACCTTCCGAAGCTTCTATGCGGTCAAGAATAACGTTATCAACGTATCTTCTCCATATCTCCGGGTAAATCTGAATTTTCAGATTCTAATCCGTTGATTTTTGGTGATAATTTTTCTTCAACAGAGCCATTTACCCGGGAATTTGGAGAAGATACTTATCAACTTTGTCTAAATCAATAGAAGCAACAGGAAAGACAGCCTTGCAAATTCGATAAATCATTGATTAATCCTTTGTTTCCTGTAAAAATTTATATCTTAGGTACAACATGGATTACAAGGAATAACGATCACATTATGACCAACAAGAACCAACACCAAAGCCATACTCAGCAAAAACCAAAAGCTTTGCTGGCTTATCTGGCCTGGTTTACCTGCGCCCTATTTTTCTTTTACCAATACATTTTACGTGTTGCCCCGGGCGTGATGATTGATGAACTACGACATGAATTCTCACTCACCGCACAGCAGTTTTCAACCCTGGGCGTATATTTCCTTTTAGCTTATTCCCTGCTGCAAATTCCTTTAGGTGCATTCGTTGATCGTTTTGGGGTGCGCTTAATGATCACCATATCTGTTGTTTTA harbors:
- the smpB gene encoding SsrA-binding protein SmpB, with the translated sequence MAKKKPSGKNVVCLNRRARHDYHIEESLEAGLVLFGSEVKSLRSGRASIVESYATEQEGEIFLLNANIPAYTYSHMRNHDPTRPRKLLLKKREVRRLIGAITRKGMTLVPLSIYFNDKGKAKLELGIAKGKRKYEKRETEKARDWQRQKQRLMKDN
- the dapA gene encoding 4-hydroxy-tetrahydrodipicolinate synthase is translated as MFKGSIVALITPFCSGGVDEKTLASLVEWQIQQGTQGIVPCGSTGEGMALSYAEKCRVIEICVKMAAGRIPVIASTGLITTPETIQLTQSAQGLGADGALVIVPPYLKPSAEGIYQHFKAVHDATDLPIVIYNHPGRTGVDLSLATLQRLAKLKNIVGLKDASLNPYRPVEIRQQIGTEFVFLSGDDGATLALMAQGGQGAISITANVSPKLCVDTYHAWVAGDMQTVAELRDQLFPLHQALCIESNPTPVKYAASVLGLCANEVRAPLVPITQASQQIVDAALQHAGLSGQTLTLAG
- a CDS encoding MBOAT family protein, encoding MLFHTQLFILVFLPVVLGFYYLSRRHHTLQQWLLVAASLIFYGYWDVRLIPLLIGSVIVNWLVAQQYVQSKHKWLIYLGVLANLALLGIFKYANFFAETFAALHGSQHQYWDIVLPLGISFFTFQQLSYLVDLNRGNAPLYSLRKYALYVTFFPQLIAGPIVRHNEILPQFKESIGPEVMVKRISQGLILFMLGVIKKVVVGDTLAGIVDPLYATVQSLSCIEAWIAAFGFSLQIYFDFSGYSDMAIGLGLMFGVILPENFAAPYRATSIVEFWRRWHMTLSRFLKDYLYIPLGGNRFGATHQVGALLVTMLLGGLWHGANWTFVIWGLIHGSALATNHMWQKTGIKLPSVLAWSLTFVVVVLAFALFRAPDVATAALLYAKMFSLPIAGEAGLTLKSLWILPVAFLIVLFGMTTQTYVFEKFKPARIGAVALGLTGVWLVLKLGGDFGHEFIYFQF
- a CDS encoding UTP--glucose-1-phosphate uridylyltransferase codes for the protein MTSRIRKAVFPVAGSGTRMLPATRAIPKEMLTIVDKPLIQYAVEEARDAGVEQFIFVTGKGKSAIEDHFDDAGLQELGLKPGQVSYTTQTQPLGLGHAIWCARYLVADEPFAIVLVDELLSSDRPCLKQMLENFAETPDNYLALMQVPREQTHRYGIVKTTDANDARIAIQDMVEKPASEVAPSNWAIIGRYLLTPEVFSYLERQKPGAGNEIQLTDAMRAMLVEHRFQGIPFQGDRFDCGSKVGWLQANMHMASLRDDLRDELGQSVPGRLVSGF
- a CDS encoding winged helix-turn-helix transcriptional regulator; amino-acid sequence: MKIQIYPEIWRRYVDNVILDRIEASEGMTTSELAATLDLSVRATRGRLKRLVELKLVKEIGTSPFDPRKKYVI